A genomic window from Fusarium verticillioides 7600 chromosome 5, whole genome shotgun sequence includes:
- a CDS encoding S-(hydroxymethyl)glutathione dehydrogenase/alcohol dehydrogenase, which yields MTTQAAYQAEKIIGHGDNAVTAQDVTSYREPGAGESGETMKALAWIGKNKVQMVDAPKPKILEDRDVILKVTGSTVCGSDLHLLHGTVVQLSEGDILGHEFCGVVDQVGSAVKGIDVGKRYVASFQIACGDCFFCKQKLSSQCEKTNSNTTERAMYGGRTAGMFGYSHFTGGFAGGQAEYVRVPLGDVNLLEIPDDVPDEKALYLSDVLATSYNAVKDTAVYPNDSVAIFGAGPIGQMAGVFAIKEGASQIIFVDTEPRLSFIRDRWPAEHKDKLELVDYKHLSHGVTNKPTVVSRLKELTGNRGPDCAIECAAGEYAKGWMHWLEMAVGIETDTSEIINEMIEGVRNYGRCGVTGVYVGYTNHFNIGSLMERGVRLIGNGQAPVHKYWHELLEMIQKGELDPAQMLSHRVRLEDLDKVYYKFEKREDGMQKIFVETKFSFPQDPSTPSLTTY from the exons ATGACTACTCAAGCAGCTTACCAGGCCGAAAAGATCATTGGCCACGGCGACAACGCCGTTACAGCGCAAGATGTCACTTCATACCGTGAGCCAGGTGCCGGCGAGTCTGGCGAGACCATGAAGGCTCTCGCATGGATTGGCAAGAACAAAGTCCAAATGG TCGACGcacccaagcccaagattCTTGAGGACCGCGATGTGATCCTCAAAGTAACAGGCAGCACCGTCTGCGGCTCAGACCTACATCTCCTGCACGGCACAGTCGTGCAGCTCAGCGAGGGCGACATCCTCGGGCATGAGTTCTGCGGCGTGGTCGACCAGGTCGGGTCAGCGGTCAAGGGCATAGACGTTGGGAAGCGCTACGTCGCATCGTTCCAGATTGCGTGTGGCGATTGTTTCTTCTGCAAGCAGAAGCTCTCGTCGCAGTGTGAGAAGACGAACTCGAACACCACTGAGAGGGCCATGTATGGAGGGCGCACGGCGGGGATGTTTGGGTATTCGCATTTTACGGGAGGGTTTGCGGGTGGGCAGGCGGAGTATGTGCGTGTTCCGTTGGGGGATGTGAATCTTTTGGAGATTCCTGATGATGTTCCCGATGAGAAGG CGCTGTACTTGTCTGATGTATTGGCTACGTCCTACAACGCTGTCAAGGACACAGCCGTTTATCCCAACGACTCGGTCGCCATTTTCGGCGCTGGTCCAATTGGTCAAATGGCGggtgtctttgccatcaAAGAGGGCGCAAGCCAGATCATCTTTGTCGACACAGAGCCACGCCTGTCGTTTATTCGAGATCGCTGGCCCGCTGAAcacaaggacaagcttgagctggtGGACTACAAGCACTTGTCGCACGGCGTGACTAACAAGCCTACCGTTGTCAGCCGTCTCAAGGAACTCACTGGTAACCGTGGACCTGATTGCGCGATTGAGTGCGCGGCTGGTGAGTACGCCAAGGGCTGGATGCACTGGCTCGAGATGGCCGTTGGGATTGAGACGGACACGAGTGAGATTATCAACGAGATGATTGAGGGCGTGCGAAACTATGGACGATGTGGTGTAACTGGTGTTTACGTGGGCTAC ACcaaccacttcaacatcggCTCCCTCATGGAGCGAGGCGTTCGTCTCATCGGCAACGGGCAAGCGCCCGTTCACAAATACTGgcatgagcttcttgagatgattCAAAAGGGCGAGCTTGATCCGGCTCAGATGCTGTCGCACCGTGTCAGACTGGAGGATCTGGATAAGGTGTACTacaagtttgagaagagggaggatggGATGCAGAAGATATTTGTGGAGACCAAGTTCTCGTTCCCTCAGGATCCTAGCACGCCTAGTCTGACGActtattga